A genomic region of Pseudobacteroides sp. contains the following coding sequences:
- a CDS encoding ABC transporter permease subunit: MNIFFREIKANRKSLIIWCLSVVMMVFMGMVKFKSYQTSGQSINDLLGSMPSSLKAILGFGSFDMSKASGYYGMLFLYLQLMAAIHAVMLGAGILAKEERDKTTEFLMTKPVSRYTIITSKLLAAFFNVVILNIITLVSSIASMRSYSNGEAVSGDITKLMLGMFVTQVLFMSIGAGIAAINRNSKVSAYLAAAVLMITFVLARIIDVNDRLESFKYITPFKYFEAENLLLGNGFEPVFVIISIILISVMSAVTYIFYNKRDLSI, encoded by the coding sequence ATGAATATATTTTTTAGAGAAATTAAGGCCAACAGGAAATCACTGATAATATGGTGCCTATCCGTTGTAATGATGGTATTTATGGGGATGGTTAAATTTAAAAGCTATCAAACAAGCGGCCAATCAATTAACGATCTTTTAGGCAGCATGCCAAGTTCGCTTAAGGCAATACTTGGATTTGGCTCCTTTGATATGTCAAAGGCAAGTGGATATTATGGCATGCTTTTCCTATACCTGCAGCTTATGGCTGCTATACATGCTGTTATGCTTGGAGCTGGGATTTTAGCAAAGGAAGAGAGGGACAAAACAACAGAGTTTCTTATGACAAAGCCTGTCTCAAGGTATACCATCATAACATCAAAGCTTCTTGCAGCATTTTTTAATGTGGTTATTCTTAATATTATCACCCTTGTTTCTTCTATTGCCAGTATGCGTTCTTACAGTAACGGTGAAGCGGTTTCTGGGGACATAACAAAACTGATGTTGGGTATGTTTGTTACGCAGGTTCTTTTTATGTCAATTGGTGCGGGTATTGCAGCAATAAATAGAAATTCCAAAGTATCAGCGTATCTGGCTGCAGCAGTGCTTATGATCACATTTGTTTTAGCTAGGATAATTGATGTCAATGACAGACTTGAAAGCTTCAAATACATTACTCCCTTTAAATATTTTGAGGCAGAAAATTTGCTTCTTGGAAATGGATTTGAACCTGTTTTTGTGATTATTTCCATTATATTGATTTCTGTAATGTCAGCAGTAACTTATATATTCTATAACAAAAGAGACTTAAGCATCTAA
- a CDS encoding ABC transporter ATP-binding protein, whose protein sequence is MVTQVLELTNVSKRFGSKDIVKDVNLSVFSSEIFGFLGPNGAGKTTTIRMIVGLIKPSSGEISICGFSLKDDYKRAMSNVGCIIESPDMYKYLTGMENLQQFAAMDKRITRKRIDEVVEMVGLTNRINDKVSTYSLGMRQRLGIAQAIMGRPKLLILDEPTNGLDPAGIAEFRHLIRRLAYEEGMAVFISSHILSELQLVCDTVAIVSKGRVVKSVKVSEIAGDEIVEWHLNNPSRALQILMERWNINGEQTRKSTVRAGTGTVRVEDINQVFFSEGLKISYCESHGNSLEELFLNLTEGDEIV, encoded by the coding sequence ATGGTGACACAGGTGCTGGAGCTTACGAATGTATCCAAGAGGTTTGGCAGTAAAGATATAGTGAAAGATGTCAATCTATCTGTATTTTCCTCGGAAATATTTGGTTTCTTAGGTCCCAATGGAGCAGGCAAGACCACTACCATTAGAATGATTGTTGGCCTTATAAAGCCAAGCAGCGGAGAGATAAGTATTTGCGGGTTTTCTCTCAAGGATGATTATAAAAGGGCCATGTCAAACGTAGGATGTATAATAGAAAGCCCTGACATGTATAAATATCTTACAGGTATGGAGAATTTGCAGCAGTTTGCAGCAATGGATAAGCGTATTACCAGGAAAAGAATTGATGAAGTGGTAGAAATGGTTGGGCTTACCAATCGAATAAATGACAAGGTCTCTACCTATTCCCTGGGTATGCGGCAAAGGCTTGGGATAGCACAGGCCATCATGGGGCGGCCCAAGCTGTTGATATTGGACGAGCCTACAAACGGTCTTGATCCGGCAGGAATCGCCGAGTTCAGGCATCTCATAAGGAGACTTGCATATGAGGAGGGAATGGCGGTTTTTATATCAAGCCATATACTGTCTGAGCTGCAGCTTGTTTGTGATACTGTTGCTATTGTAAGTAAGGGCAGAGTCGTAAAGTCTGTTAAGGTAAGCGAGATTGCGGGGGATGAGATTGTAGAGTGGCACTTGAATAATCCATCAAGAGCACTTCAAATACTTATGGAAAGATGGAATATAAATGGCGAGCAGACAAGGAAAAGCACTGTACGGGCAGGAACCGGAACGGTGCGTGTGGAAGATATTAATCAGGTGTTTTTCAGTGAGGGCTTAAAAATATCCTATTGTGAGTCCCATGGAAATTCACTGGAAGAGTTGTTTTTAAATCTAACTGAGGGTGATGAAATTGTATAA
- a CDS encoding FMN-dependent NADH-azoreductase produces MSKVLYIKANAKPEGLSRTFKISDKFMEVYKKSHPNDEITTLDLYKENIKFLTESDINTVFGPKTEESRKHPILKYAYQFAESDKYIIAEPLWNLSIPAILKAYIDYITVTGITFKYTEKGAVGLLQGKKAVNIVSRGGDYSSEPFNMYEMGDRYLRTILGFFGITDFTTISAEDLDIVGQDVEAIVGNTIAKAQEFAKDF; encoded by the coding sequence ATGAGCAAGGTTCTATACATTAAAGCAAATGCAAAACCAGAAGGATTATCAAGAACTTTTAAAATTTCCGATAAATTTATGGAAGTTTATAAGAAGAGCCACCCTAATGATGAAATTACAACCCTTGACCTTTATAAGGAAAACATCAAATTTTTGACAGAAAGTGATATTAACACGGTCTTTGGCCCTAAGACTGAGGAAAGTAGGAAGCATCCTATTTTAAAATATGCTTATCAATTCGCTGAATCAGATAAATATATTATCGCAGAACCACTATGGAATCTAAGTATTCCTGCTATACTTAAGGCATATATAGACTATATTACTGTTACTGGCATAACTTTTAAGTATACAGAAAAAGGTGCAGTTGGATTATTACAAGGGAAAAAAGCTGTGAATATAGTTTCTAGGGGAGGAGATTATAGTTCTGAACCTTTTAATATGTATGAGATGGGTGATAGATACCTAAGAACAATATTGGGCTTCTTTGGGATTACAGACTTTACTACAATATCTGCAGAAGACTTGGATATAGTAGGACAGGATGTTGAGGCTATTGTTGGTAACACAATCGCAAAAGCACAAGAATTTGCAAAAGATTTCTAA
- the tlp gene encoding small acid-soluble spore protein Tlp: MKNKPKPDDRRDNVERIQKNINMTIHNMELADEMIHNTDDEKMKEVLMEKNDRRRDALNGMRKEIRDEAIDRENGYK; the protein is encoded by the coding sequence ATGAAAAACAAGCCAAAACCGGATGATAGAAGAGACAATGTAGAGAGAATTCAGAAAAATATAAATATGACCATTCACAATATGGAACTTGCCGATGAAATGATTCATAATACAGACGATGAAAAAATGAAGGAAGTGCTGATGGAGAAGAATGATAGAAGAAGAGATGCACTTAATGGGATGAGAAAAGAAATCAGAGATGAAGCAATTGACAGGGAAAACGGATATAAGTAA
- a CDS encoding ABC transporter permease, with protein MKLYNLVRNEVYKMIGKKRLYITLGILVIIITAFAYGQYHSLDRTKENLSKRIGVEATSDWRNVLQQQLIDIKRRMDSPYLDDERRATMRVRAEQMQFYLDKDINPLGISAIVFSTKFIEQSIPMLLLPLLMIILSADIVSGELSGGTVKLLLVRGVSRWKVLLSKYITILLLEAVVLFFALVLSIGISGLFFGYGGWATPVITGFKVVAGKLVTSDVVNVPQWQYLMMVYGLAYIVSVVVGSVSFMISTLVRSTAASIGVVLATLMGGALLSTFLEDWKLPRYFFTANLRLTDYISGSLHPIEGMNMTFSLTVLIAWIVLSIAVSFGYFTRRDILV; from the coding sequence ATGAAATTGTATAATCTTGTACGAAATGAAGTTTATAAAATGATAGGTAAGAAAAGGCTCTATATTACTCTAGGCATTCTTGTTATAATTATTACTGCGTTTGCATATGGACAGTACCATTCACTTGATAGAACAAAGGAGAACCTCTCAAAGAGGATAGGTGTGGAGGCCACAAGTGATTGGAGAAATGTTTTGCAGCAGCAGCTTATTGACATAAAAAGAAGAATGGACAGCCCGTATTTAGATGATGAAAGAAGGGCTACAATGAGGGTCCGGGCTGAACAGATGCAGTTTTATCTTGATAAGGACATCAATCCTTTGGGTATTTCTGCAATAGTTTTTAGTACCAAGTTTATTGAACAGTCAATACCGATGCTTCTTTTACCCCTGTTAATGATAATACTATCTGCCGATATAGTGTCAGGTGAGCTGTCAGGGGGAACGGTGAAACTTCTTCTGGTAAGGGGTGTTTCCCGATGGAAGGTTTTGTTGAGTAAATATATTACCATATTACTGCTAGAGGCAGTGGTATTGTTTTTTGCACTTGTATTATCAATTGGGATATCGGGCCTTTTTTTCGGATATGGGGGATGGGCCACACCTGTAATAACAGGGTTTAAAGTTGTGGCTGGAAAGCTTGTTACTTCAGATGTTGTAAATGTTCCTCAATGGCAGTATTTGATGATGGTATATGGATTGGCTTATATTGTATCTGTAGTCGTAGGGTCTGTTTCCTTCATGATATCAACTCTGGTCAGAAGTACCGCGGCATCTATCGGTGTAGTGTTGGCAACACTTATGGGAGGGGCTCTTCTAAGCACTTTTTTGGAGGACTGGAAGCTTCCCCGCTATTTCTTTACCGCAAATCTGAGGCTTACAGACTATATTTCAGGATCACTTCATCCTATTGAGGGAATGAACATGACCTTTTCGTTAACTGTTTTAATAGCATGGATTGTTTTATCTATCGCAGTGAGCTTTGGATATTTTACTAGAAGGGATATTTTGGTATGA